Sequence from the Miscanthus floridulus cultivar M001 chromosome 16, ASM1932011v1, whole genome shotgun sequence genome:
CAGCTTCCTTGCATCTCATGTCTGTCTCATCAAACTTTTTGCACTGTGACAGATACTTCTCCTCAAGATGGTTCTTTTCCTGTTCCAGGATCCTGACTTCATTCTCACGTGACAGAGCTTCAATTCTAATAGACTCCAGGTTATCAGTCAATGATCTGATCTCCTCCTTCAAAGCCAACGAATCCGACTCGTGGCTCTTCAACTTTGCTTCAGTGGCCTGAATTTTATCATTGCAATATGAGATTATGTTGAGAGGTAGGGAGAGGGAGGAGATTGGAGAGAGACATACCTCAAGCCTCGAGATCAAACTTGTAGCATGAATTTCCGTTTGACTAAGTTTTGCATGTAATCTTGAAATTTCCTCTTCCTGTTTACACATAACAAGCACATACAAAGTAACCAAGAAGCACATAACAAGACTTGGAAGAAAAATAACATTGAATATACCATAATTTTCTTTTCCTGAGCATTGAGAGAAAGTGTGCGCCATAACATTGAGAGAAATGATTACCTTCTCAGATAGTTGGTTAGCAAGCTCTGCTCTCAAAGCATCTTCCCTCTCTTGCACTTTCTTATTTGTGCGTTCCTGTGCTACAGCCGCTCTCTGCAGAGCTGTTTTGGCCTCGCTAACAGCAACTTCATATTTGCGTTTCCACTCCGATGCTTCCTCTTGAGCAGAATCAGCCTGTTCACGTGTTGCCGACAATCTGCCCTCACTAATACTCACCCTAGACTCCAGAGACGCAATTTGGGATTTTAACTTACTCTCATCTGCCTTTTGCTGCAAAATACCATGATCATATTTGCTCTTCCAATCATTGCAATCCCGTTTTGCAGTTTcaagagaagaagacaagctcAAGCACCGTTCTTCCAACTTGCTACTCTTGGTCTGAAGTTCAGTTACACGAATAGAGTAATCCTTCGAAATTTTCTGTTTATCATTCAGAACTTCCTCATAGCGCCTCACGTACTCAGCTCTGTGACCCTCACTTGCTTCAAGCTGCTTCCTAAGCAATGCTAATTTATCATCGCTTGAATTGCATTTCAGTCTAAGGGCATTCCTTTCAGCATCTATATGCTCCAACTGTCTTCTGAAAAGGTCTAGAACGGGGCCAGCCAAACTGCAGTGATCATTCGAACAAAAGAATAAAATGATTATGTGAGATAATGAGATAATCATTCCACATCAACCAACAACAGGACAATTGAAGAGGTGAATACCACTGCTGTAAGAATGTGGCTATCCTTTTCCATTTTACAGGACCATAGGCCGTTGACTCATACTCTGTGAGCAGGCCATCAAGGAGCTGCAGTTAATCAAATAACAAGGACATTACCAAAAACAATAATGAAGGATAAGGTTCTTGACGATTAATTACAGCAGCAAAGAAGTTTACGTTGTCTTACTGTGACTACGTCATCTAACTTTGCATCTGGACGGTTACATACTGCTCGCAGCTTTGATTCCATTTTCTGTACTTTATTTGAACATTGCAAGTCAGCTTCCAGAAAAGCATTCCTTTTGTAGTCCTGCATTCATGTGCTTCAGAGTTAGCCTACCCACGCATAAAGATTATAATTGACGAGTAATTTACTTCAGCAATTGGCAGGCATTAATCAATTGTTCACGTGGAAGAAAATAGTTAGCGGGCATGCCGACTCAAAAGCAGTTGATGGTAATAATAACGTCACCTCAAAGGCCTTTTTGAGAGaactgtgaagaagcttttcaaatTTTGTACGAGCTGCCCCAGCACCAACAGCAGAAGCATTAAAAGCACTGATAGCCTTTCTCatagcatcttcatgtgcttcTCTCAAAGAATCCTGCAAACGCCAATAAGACAAAATAAATTCCAGAAAATTCCAATGAGAGCATCCAGCAACTCACTTATTAGCAACCCTACCTCTTCTATATGTTTTTTGTGGTCAAAAGAAGAATTGTAAGTGCCCACAGCAGAATCAAATGCCCTCCGACATTCTGCCTCCTCCACGCTctgcataataaataaataaaagaatcAGATAACTTCTATCCAGAGAGAAACCCAATATCTTAATAATGGTTTAACCGACATAAGCCACATTGCTGTAATTATAATCTTAATCTACCTGCCAAGATGAAGATATTGTAGGGACAGCACCGCTATTAATGGCATCAAGAAATGATTGTGTCAATCCAGCAAGGATGGGGCCTGTCATTGTACTAGCTCCAAGTTGTTTTGGTCTTGTTCGGTCAAGAACAAATTTCGTGAAAGCATCCAGACCAGATCTGAACTGTGGCCGGAAATTACTCAGCTGCAACATAGAAATTAGGAAAAATGCATCAAAATCAATCTATTAGAACAATATGATTACACCAGAACGTGGATTATGATTCTAACTCTTGAAGGGACAAATAATTTGTACATGCAGTCAAATTGTTTGAACTTTGGCTATTGGTATCTTATCCATGTGAATATTGAGATCGAACATATAACACAATAAGTATCGATTTGTTTCAAGGGCGCACTTTCATAGAGTTAAATTTACAGGTTTAACAAAAATATCACAATGCATATCAGTGATTGAAGTTGTGTTAAAGACTGCCTTCTTGCACTGGTACCATGTAGGTGTATATTATTACCATGACAAAAATGTGTAGTTATGCACAGAATaatatagttttactatatataacAATATGTCATGTGGGTACTTTGCTACTTGTGAATGGAGAGCTTAGGAAAAGTTTGACTCTACCTACGACGTATGATATGTGTTGAGCATTTTAAGTACAAGGTCACCAATAACAGACATTCACTCTAGtccaaagaaggaaaaaaaatacTTACAGGAAGTTGATCGAGACGTTGGAGATCTTTCTCATCGTTCACAGGTCGCACAAGTGTAAAGCATTCCCTATCTGGAAAAAGTGCACGGATGGACTCCCGTATCTTCCAGAACAACAAAAGAAGTATAAGGATAGTCCATATGTCAAGTTACCTAAGCAGAAGTACATAACTACATTTCACCTATAAAAGTCTACCATACCGCATTCTTTGCAGATACGTCCCTTCCTCCACCTTGAACAGGCCTCAGTGCTAGTTCTAGGTAATCCCGTGGAGTAATTTTTCTGTTGTCTTCTGTCAAATCCAGGTAGAAGTCCTGTAGGAAAGGAAGCACAATGTCATCGCATACCAAAGGTGTCTGATGCATAACAGGGCCTGAGGTTATGTTTGACGAATTATAAGATGACACACAGCTAGGGAACAGTCAAAGCATTCAGCATTCAACAGACATAATTAATATCAGGATAAAAGGAATGAAATGTCTTACTCGCAACAACCAAACAAAGACAGGAGAGAACTGCCCAAGTTCAGATGCAGTGGACCTTCCACCTGAGGCCCTGACACGTATGTGCTTTGTCATCTCCGTGACAAGCGAGAGACGATCCAACGCAGCTTCATCTATACCTCCCATCTAGAAGAAGTAGCAGAAGGCTAAGAGGTTAGCGTCCTTCAATATGAAAAAATTACAACTGAAGCACCTAAGTATCAGCCTACAATTCCTTCCATGTTCCAAGATGACTATTTCATTCATTCCGAAATATGTACCTGGTTGTAGATGAACATGCTCGATAACAGAACAGCCAAGGAAAATATTTGGATGCTATAGGTCCCCTGCCAAACGGGAAAGAGTACACATGAGACAACATTGCAGAAATTACAAATATACGTAGAATATTACACAAAAACAACCAAATAAAATCACCATAAAAGTAAACGATAGTCAACACTCCTCATTGCTATGACTCACCCAAAAGTGCggttcagcaaaaaaaaaaaaaaaaaaaaaagtgtacatccaattacaaaatatcataatTGTTAATTTCAATAAACACATATCATTGTCAATGTCTGAATGATAGGCCGTTAATTCAAGGGTAAGCCACTAATACATACCGTTTGGTCATAAGCATCAATTCCTTCAGTATCCAACAACACAAGACTGTATTCAGTTCCATCCAGACCAGTTCTCTTCAAAGGCGTACTCCACATCCACAGTCCCTTGGTGCAAGGACGATGTGTTGAAGCCACTTGAAAACCGCTGCTTCGTCCAAGAAG
This genomic interval carries:
- the LOC136511774 gene encoding uncharacterized protein codes for the protein MLQMLGLRGGSPSPSAGDAAPAMSGDGGAAAGPARPLRLAYCDEKGKFVMDPEAVAALQLVKGPVGVVSVCGRARQGKSFILNQLLGRSSGFQVASTHRPCTKGLWMWSTPLKRTGLDGTEYSLVLLDTEGIDAYDQTGTYSIQIFSLAVLLSSMFIYNQMGGIDEAALDRLSLVTEMTKHIRVRASGGRSTASELGQFSPVFVWLLRDFYLDLTEDNRKITPRDYLELALRPVQGGGRDVSAKNAIRESIRALFPDRECFTLVRPVNDEKDLQRLDQLPLSNFRPQFRSGLDAFTKFVLDRTRPKQLGASTMTGPILAGLTQSFLDAINSGAVPTISSSWQSVEEAECRRAFDSAVGTYNSSFDHKKHIEEDSLREAHEDAMRKAISAFNASAVGAGAARTKFEKLLHSSLKKAFEDYKRNAFLEADLQCSNKVQKMESKLRAVCNRPDAKLDDVVTLLDGLLTEYESTAYGPVKWKRIATFLQQCLAGPVLDLFRRQLEHIDAERNALRLKCNSSDDKLALLRKQLEASEGHRAEYVRRYEEVLNDKQKISKDYSIRVTELQTKSSKLEERCLSLSSSLETAKRDCNDWKSKYDHGILQQKADESKLKSQIASLESRVSISEGRLSATREQADSAQEEASEWKRKYEVAVSEAKTALQRAAVAQERTNKKVQEREDALRAELANQLSEKEEEISRLHAKLSQTEIHATSLISRLEATEAKLKSHESDSLALKEEIRSLTDNLESIRIEALSRENEVRILEQEKNHLEEKYLSQCKKFDETDMRCKEAEREARRATELADVARAEASTCQKDKGGAQRLAMERLALIERMERQVEALERDKAKMVEEIERFHQSEKDAVSKVALLERSVDEREKEIDEMLKRNNQQRSSTVQVLEGLLASEREACAEANKRAEDLSLMLQATQGKLDMLQQETTLDSKLKTSARRLRGEATESVHDMDIDEDSGRRWKRSKSTTSPFKSNHTEDGGSVLIGEDTHNGSQQGTETEDYTKFTVLKLKQELTKHGFGAQLLLLKNPNKKDIVALYEKHVVGK